CAATGGCTGAAGGAAGGGATATTAATAAGGGATGATACCCCTTCAATCTATGTATACGAGATGGAATATTTCATTAATAACGAGAGAAAACTTCTCAGTGGATTTATACCACTTGTCAGACTTGAAGAATACAGTTCAGGGATTATACTACCGCATGAAAATACCCTCCCGGATCATAAATCTGATCGTTACAATCTACTGAAGGCATGCAGGTCTAATATCAGTCTTATATTCTCGTTCTATTCAAGCCCTGAGAAAATAGCTTCACAGATAATAGATGATGTGAGGGGTAAATTACCCCCCATAATAGAGGTATCAGACAGAGACAATACTATCCACAGGCTCTGGGGAATACATGAACAAAAGGATATTAATGAGATTATACGGGAGATAGAAAAGAGGAGAATCTATATAGCCGATGGGCACCACCGCTACGAAACAGCATTGGAGTTTTCTAAGAAAATGAGAAACATATACGACGATAATAAAGATGCACCATACAACTGGGTGGCGATGTTCCTAACAAATATAGATAATGGTGATCC
Above is a genomic segment from Nitrospirota bacterium containing:
- a CDS encoding DUF1015 domain-containing protein — translated: MAKIIPFRGVLYNKDKVGDLNMVMAPPYDVIESDELKTLYKKSIYNIIHIDLGEKYSSDNDSDNRYTRASALIEQWLKEGILIRDDTPSIYVYEMEYFINNERKLLSGFIPLVRLEEYSSGIILPHENTLPDHKSDRYNLLKACRSNISLIFSFYSSPEKIASQIIDDVRGKLPPIIEVSDRDNTIHRLWGIHEQKDINEIIREIEKRRIYIADGHHRYETALEFSKKMRNIYDDNKDAPYNWVAMFLTNIDNGDPTILPPHRLLRLENGIEIEKVLEENFDIRRLSSTGENEYLKMKELFEKMNSHRDDYAFGIFIRGRNEYLLIVLKNQDILRGRDLVERLDVSVLQELV